In Alosa alosa isolate M-15738 ecotype Scorff River chromosome 23, AALO_Geno_1.1, whole genome shotgun sequence, a single window of DNA contains:
- the sucla2 gene encoding succinate--CoA ligase [ADP-forming] subunit beta, mitochondrial, whose product MATSLICGRLSAGLRNSGSRTTLSSAAKVLGGATGLFAGHGSQQPPLAMQQQQRHLSLHEYLSIGLLKEAGIAVPAGMVASTPDEAYSVAKQIGSKDLVVKAQVLAGGRGKGSFEGGLKGGVRIVFSPEEARDISSQMIGKKLFTKQTGEAGRICNQVFICERRYPRREYYFAITMERSYQGPVLIGSSQGGVNIEDVAAENPDAIVKEPIDIIEGIKKEQAVRLAQKMGFPKALIDEAAENIIKLYNVFIKYDASMVEINPMVEDASGTVMCMDAKINFDSNAAYRQKKVFDMQDWTQEDPRDRQAALADLNYIGLDGTIGCLVNGAGLAMATMDIIKLHGGTPANFLDVGGGATAHQVTEAFKLITSDKKVQAILVNIFGGIMRCDVIAQGIIMAVTDLDLRIPIVVRLQGTRVDDAKALIAASPLKILACDDLDEAAKMVVKLSEIVSLAKEAQVDVKFQLPI is encoded by the exons ATGGCGACGTCCCTGATTTGTGGCCGGTTGTCCGCTGGACTAAGGAATTCCGGGTCCAGGACAACTCTAAGCTCAGCAGCTAAG GTCCTCGGTGGAGCCACAGGTCTGTTCGCTGGACATGGCTCCCAGCAGCCTCCCTTGGctatgcagcagcagcagaggcacCTGTCGCTGCATGAGTACCTGAGCATTGGGCTCCTGAAGGAGGCTGGCATAGCCGTGCCCGCTGGCATGGTGGCCAGCACACCTGACGAAGCCTACTCGGTTGCCAAGCAGATTG GCTCTAAGGACTTGGTGGTGAAGGCTCAGGTGCTGGCTGGGGGCAGAGGAAAAGGCTCATTTGAGGGCGGACTGAAGGGGGGAGTGAGGATTGTTTTCTc ACCTGAGGAGGCTCGGGACATCTCCTCTCAGATGATTGGCAAGAAGCTCTTCACTAAACAGACGGGGGAGGCAGGTCGCATCTGCAACCAGGTGTTCATCTGTGAACGCCGCTACCCCCGCAGGGAGTACTACTTTGCCATCACCATGGAGAGGTCCTACCAG GGTCCCGTGCTGATCGGCAGTTCTCAGGGGGGCGTGAACATCGAGGATGTGGCGGCAGAGAACCCTGATGCCATCGTCAAAGAGCCCATCGACATCATCGAGGGCATAAAGAAGGAGCAGGCTGTCCGG TTGGCTCAGAAGATGGGCTTTCCAAAAGCTCTGATTGACGAGGCAGCAGAAAACATCATTAAACTGTACAACGTTTTTATTAAATACGATGCCTCCATGGTGGAGATCAATCCAATGGTGGAGGACGCCTCAGGCACGG TGATGTGCATGGATGCCAAGATCAACTTTGACTCAAACGCAGCATATCGACAGAAGAAGGTGTTCGACATGCAGGACTGGACTCAGGAGGACCCACGTGACCGACAGGCGGCTTTGGCCGACCTCAACTACATCGGCCTGGACGGCACCATTGGCTGCCTTG TCAACGGAGCAGGTTTGGCCATGGCCACCATGGACATCATCAAGCTCCACGGTGGCACCCCTGCCAACTTCCTGGATGTGGGCGGAGGAGCCACAGCGCACCAGGTGACAGAAGCCTTCAAGCTCATCACCTCCGACAAAAAG GTCCAGGCCATCTTGGTGAACATCTTTGGAGGAATCATGAGGTGTGATGTCATTGCTCAGGGCATCATCATGGCTGTCACTGACCTGGACCTGAGGATCCCCATCGTGGTACGGTTACAAG GTACGAGAGTGGATGATGCTAAAGCTCTGATTGCTGCCAGCCCTCTGAAGATCCTGGCCTGCGATGATCTGGATGAGGCCGCAAAGATG GTCGTTAAACTTTCTGAAATCGTATCGTTGGCCAAAGAGGCCCAGGTGGATGTCAAGTTCCAGCTGCCCATCTAA
- the htr2ab gene encoding 5-hydroxytryptamine receptor 2A → MRVEGFAMMARQTNQSRFMSSVISAMTLPPFGSEMLSPEVEVVLGYVVHNESVECNRTADANKTSGSGCVVSTATQTPKNWAALLILAAIIITVMGNILVIMAVTLERKLQNATNYFLMSLAAADLLLGLLVMPIAMVNILYDYSWPLPSTLCPIWIFLDVLLSTASIMHLCAISLDRYIGIRNPIHHSRSNSRTKARIKIGAAWTVSVVISLPVPVLGLQNHSKFFQGRSCQMTDDSFVLIGSFVAFFIPLIIMLVTYFLTISTLQSEATVCLDQLVPRPMWASALGLIPRGSVSSERLFLQRSLSRDGGDATAVTAVGVPFGRRTMQSISNEQKASKVLGVVFFLFVIMWCPFFVTNVLAVVCDAAVCPPDLMGALLNVFVWVGYMSSAVNPLVYTLFNKTYRAAFARYVRCRCREQRRPLQFILVNTIPPLAYSSSQMHLRADGTLRRDTEPSGLGGSIGMNALQSSKCSGYEPDEISRV, encoded by the exons ATGAGGGTTGAAGGCTTTGCCATGATGGCACGCCAGACCAACCAATCAAGGTTCATGTCCTCAGTCATCTCTGCTATGACATTACCTCCTTTTGGTTCTGAAATGTTGTCCCCCGAAGTAGAAGTGGTTCTGGGATATGTAGTTCACAACGAGTCCGTGGAGTGCAACAGGACGGCGGATGCGAACAAGACGTCGGGGTCAGGGTGTGTGGTCTCGACTGCGACTCAAACACCGAAGAACTGGGCGGCGCTCCTGATCCTGGCAGCCATCATCATCACCGTCATGGGCAATATCCTGGTCATCATGGCTGTCACGCTGGAGAGGAAACTTCAGAACGCCACCAACTACTTCCTGATGTCACTGGCCGCCGCAGACCTGCTGCTTGGCCTCCTGGTCATGCCCATCGCCATGGTCAACATCCTGTATG ATTACAGCTGGCCCCTCCCCTCAACTCTCTGTCCAATCTGGATCTTCCTGGACGTCCTGCTGTCCACGGCATCCATCATGCACCTGTGCGCTATATCTCTGGACCGCTACATCGGCATCCGAAACCCCATCCACCACAGCCGCTCCAACTCCAGAACCAAAGCCCGCATCAAGATTGGCGCTGCCTGGACAGTCTCTGTGG TCATCTCCTTACCCGTCCCAGTGCTGGGCCTTCAGAACCACTCCAAGTTCTTCCAGGGCCGAAGCTGCCAGATGACTGACGACAGTTTCGTCCTGATTGGCTCCTTCGTGGCGTTCTTCATCCCCCTCATCATCATGCTGGTGACATACTTCCTCACCATCAGCACGCTGCAGAGCGAGGCTACGGTCTGCCTGGACCAACTGGTGCCCCGGCCCATGTGGGCGTCGGCCCTGGGCCTCATCCCGCGCGGCTCCGTCTCCTCCGAGCGCCTGTTCCTCCAGCGCTCGCTCAGCCGGGATGGCGGGGATGCCACAGCGGTGACGGCCGTGGGGGTCCCGTTCGGCCGCCGCACCATGCAGTCCATCAGCAATGAGCAAAAGGCCTCCAAGGTCCTGGGCGTGGTCTTCTTTCTGTTCGTGATCATGTGGTGCCCGTTCTTCGTGACCAACGTGCTGGCTGTGGTGTGCGACGCTGCCGTGTGCCCTCCTGACCTCATGGGGGCACTGCTGAATGTCTTCGTGTGGGTGGGCTATATGTCATCGGCTGTCAACCCCTTGGTCTACACGCTCTTCAACAAGACGTACCGTGCCGCTTTCGCACGCTACGTGCGCTGCCGATGTAGGGAGCAGAGAAGGCCCCTGCAGTTCATCCTGGTCAACACCATCCCACCGCTTGCCTACAGCTCCTCACAGATGCACTTGAGGGCCGATGGAACACTCAGGAGGGACACAGAACCCAGTGGTTTGGGGGGGTCTATAGGAATGAATGCACTGCAGTCCTCCAAATGCTCTGGGTATGAACCTGATGAGATTAGCCGTGTTTAG